The following proteins are co-located in the Tetrapisispora phaffii CBS 4417 chromosome 4, complete genome genome:
- the MSH4 gene encoding MutS family protein MSH4 (similar to Saccharomyces cerevisiae MSH4 (YFL003C); ancestral locus Anc_8.73) produces the protein MSSANISSFINAKIFNNSRSAANISSRNQVQSKVTSKKNRGVYTSLLKDSLVVVSRNNITTKNKQNLRITRTRSKRCQTGHLNKNNEKIFLTIFETPTDLNTRVGTCLVNYNTGEMILSDYLDSQIYIRTVNKIQLYEPTDILLPSYSLSPKMSKLATIIKFNINNSVNILEAPTKFFNPKEGSDILERSSINYDKYLNEKAELLEKSYSLSAVSASVKYYNQKILKNGSNNFNNFDKYRVKYETINNTMLIDSKTIVGLELTENKFDKNGLSLFKFLDNTCTKMGQRTLRNNILQPLTDKDNIEMRLKVVQEFEKNTDSLSEIRNSLKKLQDLDKLFSKLLSNQKSSISPEQKINYILSLKESISIILTLRTEIIKLVPKSKILNEIKEILENPLVTELFTLFNSYINEDARWATSPYELQNQRTYAIKSGTNGLLAVSRELYKNTVDEIMSHIDAESEKLELALDYSYDSTRCFFLKIKKDNNIIMENFPPSLINIVNKKKYYECTTVTIMKLNLRLRELQSEITLISENVIDSLLNQMDAYIAILFMVSEAISLLDLLTTFTFNSLGKNYCYPTFSDKLYLVESRHPILENTVKQFIPNDISSTALTSRMQVITGCNKSGKSVYLKQIALLCIMAQMGSPIPADIACLPLYDKLHARVCHDTLEITSSTFTFEMKEMAYFLDNLTQSTLLIVDELGRGSSIGDGFIISLSISEFLLKAKATVFLSTHFHDLAVILQQNMSVSHLSMKTILEENQNLKMLFKVSTEIVDTKNTVFYFIKPYYPKDLLLKVKQIQELLIVEERQKAKNNQKFDNKNNIREK, from the coding sequence ATGTCTTCAGCTAACATTTCAAGTTTCATTAATgcaaaaatttttaataattctagATCGGCGGCTAACATCTCAAGTAGAAATCAGGTCCAATCTAAGGTGacttcaaagaaaaatagaGGTGTTTATACTAGTTTATTGAAGGATTCTTTAGTGGTTGTTTCTCgaaataatattacaacaaaaaataagCAAAACTTAAGGATCACACGAACACGTAGTAAAAGATGCCAAACGGGACacttaaataaaaataatgaaaagatatttttaacCATATTTGAGACACCAACAGATTTAAATACTAGAGTTGGTACATGTTTAGTCAATTATAATACAGGTGAAATGATTTTATCTGATTATTTGGATtctcaaatatatatcagaACAGTCAATAAAATTCAGTTATATGAACCCACAGATATTTTGTTACCGAGCTATTCGTTGTCACCAAAGATGTCAAAACTAGCTACCATAATTaagtttaatattaataattctgtAAATATTCTGGAGGCACCAactaaattttttaatccTAAAGAAGGTTCAGATATTTTAGAAAGAAGTTCCATAAACTATGacaaatatttgaatgaaaaagctgaattattagaaaaaagTTACTCTTTGAGTGCAGTTTCTGCATCAGTAAAGtattataatcaaaagatcttgaaaaatgggtctaataatttcaataattttgataaatatagaGTTAAATATGAGACAATTAATAACACAATGTTGATAGATTCAAAAACAATAGTGGGGTTAGAATTAACTGAGAATAAATTTGACAAAAATGGTCTCAGTTTATTCAAGTTTCTTGACAATACCTGTACAAAAATGGGTCAGAGAACgttaagaaataatattttacagCCACTTACAGATAAggataatattgaaatgaGATTAAAAGTAGTAcaagaatttgaaaagaataCCGATTCATTGTCAGAAATTAGAAACAGTCTGAAAAAACTACAGGATTTGGATAAACtcttttctaaattattatcaaatcaAAAATCCTCGATATCCCCtgaacaaaaaattaattacatACTGTCATTAAAGgaatcaatttcaataatcttGACTCTTAGGAcagaaataataaaattagtcccaaaatcaaaaatattaaatgagattaaagaaatattagaaAACCCATTAGTGACAGAACTATTCACATTATTCAATTCCtatattaatgaagatGCTAGATGGGCAACTTCCCCATATGAATTACAAAATCAAAGAACTTATGCTATAAAGAGCGGTACTAATGGATTATTGGCTGTGTCTCGTGAACTTTACAAGAATACAGTGGATGAAATAATGTCACACATTGATGCTGAATCAGAAAAATTGGAGCTGGCATTAGATTATAGTTATGATTCAACCAGATGCTTTTTcctcaaaataaaaaaagataacAATATAATTATGGAAAATTTCCCTCCCTCCTTAATCAATATTgtcaataaaaaaaaatactatGAGTGCACGACTGTAACTATTATGAAGTTAAATTTACGTCTTCGTGAACTTCAATCTGAAATTACTCTCATAAGCGAAAATGTTATTGATAGTTTATTAAACCAAATGGATGCATATATAgctattttatttatggTTTCTGAAgcaatttcattattggaTTTATTAACTACATTTACTTTTAATTCACTAGGAAAGAATTACTGTTATCCAACTTTTTCTGACAAATTGTATTTAGTAGAATCTCGTCATCCAATATTAGAAAACACTGTAAAACAATTTATTCCAAATGATATATCAAGTACTGCATTAACTTCAAGGATGCAAGTTATAACTGGTTGTAATAAATCTGGTAAATCAGTATATTTGAAGCAAATTGCGTTATTGTGTATAATGGCACAAATGGGATCTCCGATACCAGCAGATATAGCATGTCTCCCTTTATATGACAAACTTCATGCTCGTGTCTGTCACGACACGCTTGAAATAACAAGTTCTACATTTACTTTTGAAATGAAAGAGATGGCCTATtttttagataatttaactCAATCTACATTATTAATAGTAGATGAACTTGGCAGAGGCTCAAGCATAGGGGATGGgtttataatttctttatcaatttctgaatttcttttaaaagCAAAAGCAACCGTTTTCCTATCGACACATTTCCATGATTTGGCTGTCATTTTGCAACAAAATATGAGTGTGTCACATTTGTCaatgaaaacaatattggaagaaaatcaaaatttaaagatgctttttaaagtttcaacTGAAATTGTTGATACCAAAAATACTGTTTTTTACTTTATTAAACCGTATTACCCCAAAGATTTGCTATTAAAGGTTAAACAAATTCAGGAATTATTGATTGTTGAAGAAAGACAGAAAGCAAAAAACAATCAGAAGTTtgataacaaaaataatattcgggaaaaataa
- the VTC2 gene encoding vacuolar transporter chaperone (similar to Saccharomyces cerevisiae VTC2 (YFL004W) and VTC3 (YPL019C); ancestral locus Anc_8.71): MLFGMKLATGIYEPWKEYYLDYDKLKELLKESEFSNTTDKHNSNTFSGNSKLVWSDDDESRFVELLDGELEKVYSFQAEKYNILLDRLNRLEDKLSDSLAKSAKDSSINFEEFKNNLEIILLEANGLDNFTRLNYTGFIKIVKKHDKLHPQFASVKSLLEVRLKKLPLHSEEYSPLLYQISYLYNIIRNSTTNNMISNSISLNSLSKSVINENNISNSFVDEESFVFKSLKFWIHKDNLMEVKTRILRHLPVLLYAAAPTENDDMTHSMENDVILSDNIMNTSSTKSDSTTNLDNKIFANRGSGTDREGSKRYGYDPVINTLYFDNENFELYHDKLVRTKDAPTLRLRWVGHLYENPDIFLEKRIVSTSKPVSAGDENSNLNEMIDFKELRIKLKEKYINDFIFNEGLKYKEQTLKNLEKIRANPELFSENKKNIDTLQKFIVENDLQPVLRTRYTRTAFQIPGDDRVRVTIDSDILYIREDSFDKSRPIRDSDSWHRFDIDANVANPMRFLRKGEYTDFPFAVMEIKIRSDNFKNLRQTPTMSSSMVSGKGSKKHYKWIHELTNSHLVKEVPKFSKYSQGVASLFGDDDKLDILPFWLPSLENDIKKDPKEAYEEEIMREEKQKKIQKKLDEMRKATNMHNKGTNKNEDIQDTAAQTAPQSAISSGRNNEADLVGNESSDEEDDEQNIRRGTKSKKYKNRNKKDLNFLQVLSGRDAKLNGFDSEDEEIELPPGVIKPTSLIKNAGPIKVEAKVWLANERTFNRWLKVTTLFSILTFSIYNSVKKADYPHVADTLAYLYFGLTLFCGVWSYIIYIKRLNVIKERSGDHLDAPLGPILVAVFLSLTLIVNFVLSFRAQARRQLIDDSLRVTTNSINNNSWKLQIIQNFIFRVVGTAAS; this comes from the coding sequence atgttgTTTGGTATGAAATTGGCCACGGGCATTTACGAACCCTGGAAAGAATATTATCTTGATTATGATAAGTTGAAGGAGCTCTTGAAGGAATCAGAATTTTCTAATACAACTGATAAACATAATAGCAACACATTTTCTGGGAATTCAAAGTTAGTCTGGTCAGATGACGATGAATCAAGGTTCGTTGAACTTTTGGATGGAGAATTAGAGAAAGTTTACTCTTTTCAAGCTGAAAAgtataatattttactaGACAGATTGAATCGATTAGAAGATAAGTTGTCGGATAGCTTAGCAAAATCTGCAAAAGattcatcaattaatttcGAAGAATTTAAGAATAATTTAGagattatattattagagGCAAATGGACTTGATAATTTTACAAGATTGAACTATACAGGATTTATCAAGATAGTCAAAAAACATGATAAACTGCATCCACAATTTGCTTCTGTAAAATCGTTGTTGGAGGTCagattgaaaaaattaccGTTGCATTCAGAGGAATACTCCCCCTTGTTATATCAGATTTCTTATTTGTATAAcattattagaaattcCACTACTAATAACATGATATCTAATAGTATCTCTTTGAATTCTCTTTCAAAGTCTGTGATCAacgaaaataatattagcAATTCCTTTGTTGACGAAGAAagttttgttttcaaatcGTTAAAATTCTGGATCCAcaaagataatttaatgGAAGTTAAAACAAGGATATTAAGACATCTACCTGTCCTTTTATATGCTGCAGCTCCAACAGAAAACGATGACATGACACATTCTATGGAGAATGATGTTATATTAAGCGATAATATCATGAACACATCATCTACTAAAAGTGACTCGACAACAAACttagataataaaatttttgcAAACAGAGGTAGCGGTACAGATCGTGAAGGCAGTAAGAGATATGGCTATGATCCTGTCATTAATACCTTATATTTTGACAACGAAAATTTCGAATTGTATCATGATAAATTAGTAAGAACAAAAGATGCCCCAACACTGAGATTAAGATGGGTTGGTCACCTTTATGAAAACCctgatatatttttggaaaaGAGAATTGTCTCTACTTCGAAACCTGTCAGTGCCGGAGATGAAAATagtaatttaaatgaaatgatCGATTTTAAAGAGTTAAGAATCAAATTAAAGGAAAAGTATATCAATGATTTCATATTCAATGAAGgattaaaatataaagaacaGACTTTGAAAAACTTAGAAAAGATAAGAGCCAATCCTGAACTGTTTtctgaaaataaaaaaaacatcGATACTTTGCAAAAGTTTATTGTCGAGAATGATTTACAACCTGTACTAAGAACTAGATACACCCGAACTGCATTTCAAATACCTGGTGATGATAGAGTCAGAGTAACCATTGATTCTGacatattatatattaggGAGGATTcatttgataaatcaaGGCCAATTAGAGATTCTGATAGTTGGCATAGATTTGATATTGACGCAAATGTTGCGAACCCAATGAGATTTTTAAGAAAAGGTGAATATACTGATTTTCCTTTTGCAGTTAtggaaattaaaatcagaagtgataattttaagaatttaaGACAAACTCCAACTATGTCATCGTCCATGGTGTCAGGTAAAGGCAGTAAGAAACATTATAAATGGATTCATGAATTAACAAATTCTCATTTAGTAAAGGAAGTTCCTAAGTTTTCTAAATACAGCCAAGGTGTTGCGTCGCTCTTTGgagatgatgataaattagATATTTTACCATTTTGGTTACCTtcattagaaaatgatattaagaAGGATCCAAAAGAGGCCTATGAAGAAGAGATCATGAgagaagaaaaacaaaagaaaattcaaaagaaattagaTGAAATGCGTAAAGCGACAAATATGCATAATAAAGGTACTAATAAGAATGAAGATATTCAAGATACTGCTGCTCAGACTGCTCCCCAGAGCGCAATATCTAGTGGTCGAAATAATGAGGCAGATTTAGTTGGAAACGAATCATCAGATGAAGAGGATGACGAACAAAACATTAGGAGAGGTACGAAGtccaaaaaatataaaaatagGAATAAGAAggatttaaattttttgcaAGTATTATCTGGAAGAGATGCCAAACTCAATGGTTTTGATtcagaagatgaagaaatcGAATTACCACCTGGTGTGATTAAACCAACTTCTCTTATTAAAAATGCAGGGCCCATTAAAGTTGAAGCAAAGGTTTGGCTAGCTAATGAGAGAACATTTAATAGATGGCTAAAGGTAACAACTCTGTTTAGTATCTTAACGTTTTCCATATATAACTCTGTTAAAAAAGCGGACTATCCTCATGTAGCAGACACATTAGCATATCTATATTTTGGTCTAACTCTTTTTTGTGGTGTATGGTCatatattatctatattaAACGTTTGAATGTCATTAAGGAGAGAAGTGGAGATCATTTGGATGCACCATTGGGTCCTATTTTGGTTGCTGTGTTTTTATCACTTACTTTGATTGTTAATTTTGTATTATCGTTTAGAGCACAAGCAAGAAGACAATTGATAGATGATTCTTTGAGAGTTACAACTAATAgtatcaataataattcatgGAAATTGCAAATAATCCagaattttatattcagaGTTGTGGGAACAGCAGCCAGTTAG
- the TPHA0D00610 gene encoding C48 family peptidase (similar to Saccharomyces cerevisiae ULP1 (YPL020C); ancestral locus Anc_8.72) codes for MNKHNHMIQDQSSFKRLKIDENKKTIPLKNDKRGTYRYQNERINSQRSVSSGFISKKKDSQFQNNNRRVQSLDIKNAANDEIKSIRSWLDYYKLFGNLTSNIWSLFARYDNNSILHESIHDGFLDSDQNDIQVEKTVNAFLKNDKKYKDGNGRFNWDKWQPATLPNLSSKYKRYSNDEVPIKQPYGSTFLRMKRTREYYTSSQKKLSRRSLLLNQSDEISYLRMIFNNDTDIPKLLKKERENQLLLIKEDRYIKSEIKSSIRELTDKIKHIWLDRKTKTKNSTLEATSDDLVFLKEFKTENEVNESKLKITDNLKFQIYLSNYLTETNLTKRFSKYENPEYDYKRKLKIKSSVSLIPKVSAYDTNKIKTILEEKYDRVLSDGLIAINLRDFKTLANNRWINDTIIEFYMMKIESTIPNVVAFNSFFYENLFSKGYNGVRRWMKRKKVSISQLDKIIVPVNLHQTHWVLAVIDMQKKNISYVDSLSNGPTTNSYNILQSLQQYVIEESNQQLGKDFKLVFEKSPQQINSYDCGIYLCLNSIYMVNDLPLTFSHTDAVNMRLHLGTMILNP; via the coding sequence ATGAACAAGCACAATCATATGATACAAGATCAATCTAGCTTTAAACGACTTAAAATTGACGAAAATAAGAAAACCATACCACTGAAAAATGACAAGAGAGGGACATACCGTTATCAGAACGAGCGTATCAACTCCCAAAGAAGTGTGAGTTCAGGATTTATatcaaagaagaaagattCACAATTTCAGAATAATAACAGAAGAGTTCAATCACtagatataaaaaatgcAGCGAATGACGAAATAAAATCGATAAGAAGCTGGTTAGACTATTATAAATTGTTTGGAAATTTAACATCTAATATATGGAGCTTGTTTGCACGCTACGATAACAATAGTATTTTGCATGAATCTATTCATGACGGATTTTTAGATTCTGATCAGAATGATATACAAGTGGAGAAGACTGTTAACGcttttttgaagaatgataagaaatataaagatGGAAATGGAAGATTTAATTGGGACAAATGGCAGCCAGCTACTCTTCCCAATCTGAGTAGCAAATATAAACGATattcaaatgatgaagTTCCGATAAAGCAACCTTATGGGTCCACATTTTTACGCATGAAAAGAACAAGAGAATATTATACAAGTTCGCAGAAGAAACTATCTCGAAGATCACTCTTGTTGAACCAATCTGATGAAATTAGTTATTTAAGGATGATTTTCAATAACGATACTGATATCCCAAAGcttttgaagaaagaaagagaaaatcaattattgttaattaaagaagatagatatataaaatcTGAAATTAAGTCCTCGATACGTGAGTTGACTGacaaaataaaacacaTATGGCTTGATAGGAAAActaaaactaaaaattcTACATTAGAAGCAACATCAGATGATCTGGTTTTtcttaaagaatttaaaactGAAAATGAGGTGaatgaatcaaaattaaagattaCTGACAATCTTAAAttccaaatatatttgtcaAATTATCTAACAGAAACGAATCTGACTAAACGATTCTCTAAGTATGAAAATCCTGAATACGATTATAAaaggaaattaaaaattaagtCATCAGTGAGTTTAATTCCAAAAGTATCTGCATATGacactaataaaataaagacCATATTAGAGGAAAAGTATGATAGAGTTTTATCTGATGGATTAATAGCTATAAATCTTAGGGACTTCAAAACCCTGGCAAATAACAGATGGATAAATGATACAATTATTGAGTTTTATATGATGAAGATTGAGTCAACTATTCCAAATGTAGTTGCGTTTAACTCATTTTTTTATGAGAATTTATTTAGCAAAGGTTACAATGGAGTTAGGCGATGGATGAAAAGGAAGAAGGTTAGTATTAGTCAATTGGATAAGATAATTGTACCAGTCAATTTACACCAGACACATTGGGTTCTAGCAGTAATTGACAtgcaaaagaaaaacatttCATACGTTGACTCACTATCAAATGGACCGACTACAAATAGCTATAATATCCTGCAATCTCTTCAACAATATGTCATTGAAGAGAGTAACCAACAACTGGGAAAAGATTTTAAGTTAGTTTTTGAAAAGTCTCCTcaacaaataaatagttATGATTGTGGTATTTATCTTTGTCTTAATTCAATCTATATGGTCAACGATCTACCGTTAACGTTTAGTCATACAGATGCCGTAAATATGAGGTTGCATCTGGGAACAATGATTCTAAATCCATGA
- the PMR1 gene encoding Ca(2+)/Mn(2+)-transporting P-type ATPase PMR1 (similar to Saccharomyces cerevisiae PMR1 (YGL167C); ancestral locus Anc_8.112): protein MSDNPFENQTVGSNLGTGSNDNLLSNSDIFTESNPSLVYCTMSIQETMEKLNTNGTTGLDSIEEVSRRKIEYGPNEIVAEDDESLFKKFFMNFVEDPLILLLIGSAVISFIMGNIDDALSITMAIVIVVTVGFVQEYRSEKSIEALNKLVPAECHLIRGGQNSKILASGLVPGDLVHFKIGDRIPADLRIIEQVDLSIDESNLTGENEPVHKSAKHVNKDSFNDQPNCFVPISNRNSIAFMGTLVREGHGKGIVIGTGANTSFGAVCEMMSNIEKPKTPLQLAMDKLGKDLSFMSFIVIGIICLIGVIQGRSWLEMFQISVSLAVAAIPEGLPIIVTVTLALGVLRMAKRKAIIRRLPSVETLGSVNIICSDKTGTLTSNHMTVSKLWCLGSMSNKSNILSLEKNKDGNLKNYLTEDLKATLKVANICNNASFSQEHGAFLGNPTDIALVEQLSKFELTDMRSSIKKTSELAFNSKRKYMAVKAKNNEDKSTIFVKGAYEKVLDHSTHYLSKAGKIEKLTPAMKDTIIECANTLASEGLRVLSFASIEVSNASTPVTEADIKDLVFFGLIGMNDPPRPTVKPAIEQLLQGGVHVIMITGDSENTALSIAEEIGIPIISPEVSILTGDKLNDMNDDELASVIDRVNIFARATPEHKLNIIRALRKRGDIVAMTGDGVNDAPALKLADIGIAMGNMGTDVAKEASDMVLTDDDFSTILTAIEEGKGIFNNIQNFLTFQLSTSIAALSLIALSTAFKLPNPLNAMQILWINILMDGPPAQSLGVEPVDNEVMKKPPRKRTDKILTDDVLKRLLTTAVFIIFGTVYVFIKEMAEDGQVTSRDTTMTFTCFVFFDLFNALACRHSTKSIFELGFFSNKMFNIAVGLSLLGQMCAIYVPFFQSIFKTESLSIGDLAFLLCISCTVFIGDECRKYFSRKRSSNDPYYYSNV, encoded by the coding sequence ATGAGTGACAACCCGTTTGAGAACCAAACGGTAGGCAGCAATTTGGGAACCGGATCTAATGATAATCTGTTGTCAAATTCAGATATATTTACCGAGTCCAATCCATCGTTGGTCTATTGCACAATGTCGATCCAAGAGACAATGGAAAAGTTAAACACTAATGGTACTACAGGTTTAGATTCGATTGAGGAAGTTAGTCGTAGAAAGATTGAGTATGGTCCAAATGAAATTGTGGCAGAGGATGATGAAAGcttattcaaaaaatttttcatgAATTTCGTTGAGGATccattgattttattattgatagGTTCTGCAGTGATTTCCTTTATTATGGGCAATATTGATGATGCCTTGAGTATCACAATGGCTATTGTCATTGTCGTTACTGTTGGTTTTGTTCAAGAATATCGTTCCGAAAAATCTATAGAGgctttgaataaattagtACCTGCTGAGTGCCATTTAATTAGAGGTGGTCAGAATTCAAAGATTTTGGCTTCAGGTTTAGTTCCAGGTGATTTAGTTCATTTCAAAATCGGTGATAGAATCCCAGCTGATTTAAGAATCATAGAACAAGTCGATTTATCCATTGATGAAAGTAACTTAACAGGTGAAAATGAGCCTGTTCATAAATCAGCAAAACATGTCAACAAAGACAGTTTTAACGATCAACCAAACTGTTTCGTGCCAATCTCAAATAGAAATTCAATCGCGTTTATGGGCACTCTAGTGAGAGAAGGTCATGGTAAAGGTATTGTAATTGGTACTGGTGCTAATACATCCTTTGGGGCAGTCTGTGAAATGATGAGTAATATCGAAAAGCCAAAGACTCCATTACAATTGGCAATGGATAAACTAGGTAAAGATTTATCTTTCATGAGTTTTATTGTCATCGGTATCATTTGTTTGATCGGTGTTATCCAAGGTAGATCGTGGTTAGAAATGTTCCAAATTTCGGTGTCTTTAGCTGTTGCAGCTATTCCTGAGGGTTTACCAATTATAGTCACTGTCACTTTAGCTCTTGGTGTCTTAAGAATGGCTAAACGTAAGGCTATTATCAGAAGATTACCAAGTGTTGAAACTTTAGGTTCTGTTAACATCATTTGCTCAGATAAAACTGGTACTTTAACTTCAAACCATATGACAGTCTCGAAGCTTTGGTGTTTAGGAAGTATgtcaaataaatcaaacattttatctttggaaaaaaataaagacGGCAACTTGAAGAACTATCTAACGGAAGATTTGAAAGCTACTTTAAAGGTCGCtaatatttgtaataatgCTTCATTTTCTCAGGAACACGGTGCATTTTTAGGTAACCCAACAGATATTGCACTAGTTGAACAATTATCTAAGTTTGAGTTAACTGATATGAGATCgtcaattaaaaaaaccAGTGAACTCGCCTTCAATTCAAAGAGGAAATATATGGCCGTCAAAGccaaaaataatgaagataaatcTACCATATTTGTAAAAGGTGCATACGAAAAGGTTTTGGATCATTCTACTCACTACTTATCAAAAGCAggtaaaattgaaaaattaaccCCAGCTATGAAAGATACCATTATTGAATGTGCTAATACTTTGGCTTCCGAAGGTTTACGTGTATTATCTTTTGCAAGTATAGAAGTATCAAACGCATCAACTCCAGTTACAGAAGCAGACATTAAAGATTTGGTATTTTTTGGTTTAATCGGTATGAACGATCCTCCAAGACCAACAGTTAAGCCAGCTATTGAGCAATTATTGCAAGGTGGTGTTCATGTCATTATGATCACCGGTGACTCTGAAAATACTGCTCTAAGTATTGCCGAAGAAATAGGTATACCGATCATTAGTCCAGAGGTATCTATCTTAACTGGTGACAAGTTGAATGACATGAACGATGACGAATTAGCTAGTGTTATTGATCgtgttaatatttttgctCGTGCAACTCCTGAAcataaattgaatattattcGTGCATTAAGAAAAAGAGGTGATATTGTGGCTATGACTGGTGATGGTGTTAATGATGCACCAGCATTAAAATTGGCTGATATCGGTATTGCTATGGGTAATATGGGTACTGATGTTGCTAAGGAAGCATCTGATATGGTTTTAACTGATGATGACTTTAGTACTATTTTAACTGCTATTGAAGAAGGTAAAGGTATCTTTaacaatattcaaaatttcttGACTTTCCAATTGTCTACTTCTATCGCTGCATTGTCATTGATTGCCTTATCCACTGCTTTCAAACTGCCAAATCCATTGAATGCTATGCAAATCTTATGGATTAACATATTGATGGATGGTCCTCCAGCCCAATCATTAGGTGTTGAACCTGTCGATAATGAAGTTATGAAAAAACCACCAAGAAAGCGTACAGACAAGATTCTTACTGATGACGTTTTAAAACGTTTATTAACCACTGCTgttttcataatttttggTACTGTTTACGtgtttattaaagaaatgGCTGAAGATGGGCAAGTTACTTCTAGAGATACAACGATGACATTCActtgttttgttttttttgatCTTTTCAACGCTTTAGCTTGTAGACACTCCACTAAGTCTATTTTTGAACTTGGCTTTTTCAGTAACAAAATGTTCAATATTGCTGTCGGTCTGTCATTGTTGGGTCAAATGTGTGCCATTTATGTTCCATTCTTTCAAAGTATCTTTAAAACAGAAAGCTTATCAATTGGTGATTTAGCTTTCTTATTGTGTATTAGTTGTACTGTATTCATAGGTGATGAATgtagaaaatatttctcCAGGAAGAGATCATCGAATGATCCATATTACTACTCAAATGTTTGA